The following proteins come from a genomic window of candidate division KSB1 bacterium:
- a CDS encoding addiction module protein encodes MTQFEKITSETLSLPTEERAELAEILIQSLDEKEDEDIRSAWLQEIRKRDREIRSGKAVLKPVDQVLREARDQLRCTE; translated from the coding sequence ATGACACAGTTTGAAAAAATAACCTCTGAAACGCTGTCTTTACCAACAGAAGAACGAGCCGAATTAGCAGAAATACTTATTCAAAGTTTGGATGAAAAAGAGGACGAAGATATCAGGTCGGCTTGGCTTCAGGAAATTCGGAAAAGGGACAGAGAGATAAGATCTGGTAAAGCAGTTTTAAAACCTGTGGATCAAGTTCTAAGAGAAGCTCGCGATCAACTCAGATGCACAGAGTAG
- a CDS encoding type II toxin-antitoxin system RelE/ParE family toxin, whose product MHRVEFHDEADHELKAASRYYENRVEGLGERFLDDIEEAIAKIKIFPMAWPVYEEEYRRYLLTIFLMV is encoded by the coding sequence ATGCACAGAGTAGAATTTCACGATGAAGCTGATCATGAACTAAAAGCAGCTTCTCGGTATTATGAAAATAGAGTTGAAGGACTTGGTGAGAGATTTCTTGACGATATAGAAGAGGCCATAGCAAAGATAAAAATATTTCCGATGGCCTGGCCGGTTTATGAAGAAGAATATAGACGTTACTTGTTAACCATTTTCCTTATGGTTTGA